A section of the Bacillus sp. HSf4 genome encodes:
- a CDS encoding 2,3-dihydro-2,3-dihydroxybenzoate dehydrogenase, with protein MISVKGKVALVTGASQGIGEAVVRTLAELGVIVAAADQNGEGLHELVKDLERKGFHSAGFVVDVGDSAAVQQLVDKVERDLGPIDMLVNVAGILRTGLIASFRDEDWEKTFHVNATGVFNVSRSVAGRMIPRRNGSIVTVGSNAAAVPRIQMSAYAASKAAALMFTKCLALELAEYNIRCNIVSPGSTDTPMQRALWPDEDAAQDVIAGSLQTFKTGIPLGKLAYPSDIANAVVFLLSDRASHITMHDLRVDGGATLGA; from the coding sequence ATGATAAGTGTGAAAGGCAAGGTTGCTTTAGTCACCGGGGCTTCCCAGGGAATTGGCGAAGCGGTGGTCCGGACGCTTGCAGAACTAGGAGTCATTGTAGCGGCAGCAGATCAAAATGGGGAAGGGCTTCATGAGCTTGTGAAAGATCTGGAGAGAAAAGGTTTTCATTCTGCCGGTTTTGTCGTTGATGTGGGTGACAGCGCCGCCGTTCAACAGCTTGTGGACAAGGTGGAGCGTGATCTTGGCCCGATCGACATGCTGGTCAATGTGGCGGGAATCTTGAGAACCGGCTTGATCGCATCATTTCGTGATGAAGATTGGGAGAAGACGTTTCATGTCAATGCCACCGGCGTTTTTAACGTCTCCCGTTCAGTTGCCGGCCGTATGATTCCGCGCCGAAACGGTTCAATTGTGACCGTCGGTTCCAATGCAGCGGCTGTACCGAGAATACAGATGTCCGCGTATGCGGCATCCAAGGCGGCGGCTTTAATGTTTACGAAGTGTCTCGCGCTTGAGCTTGCCGAGTACAATATCCGCTGCAATATCGTTTCACCAGGATCGACGGATACGCCGATGCAAAGGGCGCTTTGGCCGGATGAGGACGCCGCTCAGGACGTCATTGCCGGATCGCTTCAAACATTTAAGACAGGGATTCCGCTCGGGAAGTTAGCTTATCCTTCGGATATTGCAAATGCCGTAGTTTTCTTGCTGTCTGACCGGGCTAGCCACATAACGATGCATGATTTGCGTGTTGATGGGGGAGCCACTCTGGGGGCCTGA
- a CDS encoding alpha/beta hydrolase produces the protein MVQEKHDQTGKAAPVTIPGTEQRLMQSIDGKRTYRILIAKPVGEAPPEGFPVIYLLDANSVFGTMVEAVRVQARRPDKTGVVPAVIVGIGYETDAPFDPGRYYDFTLPVSVRDLPQRPDGKGWPEPGGAEAFLTFIEERVKPMIEHDFSVDRKRQAIFGHSLGGLFVLQVLYKKPDLFQTYIAGSPSIHWNPSFFDEDCDFVSRLEKTGVNVNVLLGAGELEKTHKSGMNDNAERLASRLSAFESHGVHAEFHEFAGEGHISVLPVLINRALRFALSPEGQG, from the coding sequence TTGGTCCAAGAGAAACATGATCAGACCGGCAAAGCTGCGCCGGTGACGATCCCCGGTACAGAGCAGCGTCTGATGCAGTCAATAGACGGGAAACGCACCTACCGGATTTTGATCGCTAAACCGGTTGGAGAAGCGCCTCCCGAGGGGTTTCCGGTCATCTATCTGCTTGATGCCAATTCAGTGTTCGGAACGATGGTCGAGGCGGTGCGGGTTCAAGCCCGCCGTCCCGACAAAACCGGGGTTGTGCCGGCGGTTATCGTCGGTATCGGCTATGAGACGGATGCTCCATTTGATCCGGGCCGCTATTATGATTTTACGCTGCCGGTTTCAGTGAGAGATCTGCCTCAAAGGCCTGATGGAAAGGGGTGGCCTGAGCCGGGCGGAGCCGAAGCTTTTTTGACGTTCATTGAAGAACGGGTCAAGCCTATGATCGAACACGATTTTTCCGTTGATCGGAAGAGGCAGGCGATTTTCGGCCATTCCCTTGGCGGTCTTTTTGTCCTGCAAGTTCTGTATAAAAAGCCCGATTTATTTCAGACATACATTGCCGGCAGTCCGTCCATTCATTGGAATCCGTCTTTTTTTGACGAAGATTGTGATTTTGTTTCCCGATTGGAAAAGACCGGTGTCAACGTCAATGTCCTGCTTGGAGCGGGAGAACTCGAAAAGACGCATAAAAGCGGGATGAATGACAATGCGGAACGGCTGGCTTCGCGTTTATCGGCCTTTGAAAGCCACGGGGTTCATGCGGAGTTTCATGAATTTGCGGGAGAAGGCCACATATCGGTTTTGCCGGTTCTGATCAATAGAGCATTGCGGTTTGCGTTAAGCCCTGAGGGACAGGGCTGA
- a CDS encoding iron ABC transporter permease has translation MPKKVAAIYAVFIVLILAVCYFSITIGAFSVHPVELLSTLFQINPNEQYSILLFDLRLPRIVTAALVGLGLGIAGSVIQAMTRNGLADPGIMGINAGAGAAIVGYMLLFQGQTEASSLLTAMGMPLFGLIGGILAAVFIFIFAWHGGNLDSGRIILVGIAINSGFSAVSLYLSLKMNPNDHEMAMVWKNGSIWSANWTYIQAALPWLLLLIPFLIAKSNLLDTIRFHEDTVKSLGVSANFEKIVLLIACVGIISACVAISGSMGFVGLIAPHIARRLAGVLHRHSLLLSGLVGMFLVLCADFAGKLLFQPSEVPAGIILAIFGVPYFLYLLFKQKKTVH, from the coding sequence GTGCCTAAAAAAGTAGCGGCCATCTATGCCGTTTTCATTGTCCTGATTCTTGCGGTTTGTTATTTCAGCATCACAATAGGGGCGTTTTCCGTCCATCCCGTGGAGCTGTTATCGACACTTTTTCAAATCAATCCGAATGAGCAATACAGCATCCTGCTGTTTGACTTAAGGCTTCCGCGGATTGTGACGGCTGCTCTTGTCGGCCTTGGCCTCGGGATTGCCGGGTCCGTGATTCAAGCGATGACCAGAAATGGACTTGCTGACCCAGGCATCATGGGGATAAACGCCGGGGCCGGCGCGGCCATTGTCGGCTATATGCTGCTGTTTCAAGGCCAGACGGAAGCATCTAGCCTTCTGACCGCTATGGGAATGCCGTTGTTCGGCTTGATCGGCGGGATTTTGGCGGCGGTTTTCATTTTTATCTTTGCCTGGCACGGCGGAAATTTGGACTCGGGCCGGATCATTCTTGTCGGGATAGCCATCAATTCAGGTTTCAGCGCTGTCTCGCTGTACCTGTCATTGAAGATGAATCCCAATGATCATGAAATGGCGATGGTTTGGAAAAACGGCAGCATCTGGTCGGCGAACTGGACGTATATACAAGCCGCACTGCCATGGCTTCTGCTGTTGATTCCGTTTCTGATCGCAAAGAGCAACCTTCTCGATACGATTCGGTTTCATGAAGATACCGTTAAAAGCCTTGGCGTATCTGCGAACTTTGAAAAAATCGTGCTGCTTATTGCTTGTGTCGGAATTATTAGCGCGTGTGTGGCGATATCGGGCAGCATGGGTTTTGTCGGTTTAATTGCCCCGCATATTGCCCGGAGGCTGGCGGGGGTTCTGCACCGTCATTCATTGCTGTTAAGCGGACTCGTCGGCATGTTTCTCGTGCTGTGCGCCGATTTTGCCGGCAAATTGCTGTTCCAGCCGTCAGAGGTTCCTGCGGGGATTATTCTCGCCATTTTCGGTGTGCCTTATTTCTTATACTTGCTGTTTAAACAGAAAAAGACGGTTCATTAA
- a CDS encoding iron ABC transporter permease, producing the protein MDSSKRMTRIIMVAAPFAAVLAVFLSICCGAKQLQPEVIFSALLHFDPNNTDHQIIWHSRLPRAAGALLIGAALAVSGALMQGITRNYLASPSIMGVSDGSAFMITLLMVLIPQSSSLEMMGYSFIGSAVGAGLVFGLAAVIPNGFMPVQLAIIGTVTSMLLSSVSAAMSIYFQISQDISFWYSARLHQMSPDLLKYAVPFLTFGIILALFLGRKVTALSLGDDISESLGQQKRAVKLAAMAAVVVLTGSSVALAGKIAFVGLVVPHITRFLVGSDYSRLIPCSCIIGGIFLTMADIASRLINYPFETPIEVVTSIIGVPFFLYLIKRKGGEQRA; encoded by the coding sequence ATGGATTCTTCAAAGCGAATGACGCGCATCATTATGGTCGCAGCTCCGTTTGCCGCGGTACTGGCTGTTTTTCTGTCGATATGCTGCGGCGCAAAGCAGCTTCAGCCGGAAGTGATTTTTTCGGCACTTCTGCATTTTGACCCGAACAATACAGATCATCAGATCATCTGGCATTCCCGCCTGCCCCGTGCCGCCGGCGCCCTCCTGATCGGAGCGGCGCTGGCCGTATCCGGGGCGCTGATGCAGGGGATCACCCGGAACTATCTGGCTTCTCCTTCGATTATGGGGGTTTCCGATGGTTCAGCCTTCATGATCACGCTCTTGATGGTGTTGATTCCGCAATCATCGTCTCTGGAAATGATGGGATATTCATTTATCGGCTCCGCTGTCGGGGCGGGGCTTGTCTTCGGCCTGGCCGCGGTGATTCCGAACGGTTTTATGCCCGTTCAGCTTGCCATTATCGGTACGGTCACAAGCATGCTGTTGAGCAGTGTGTCAGCGGCGATGTCGATATATTTTCAAATATCCCAGGATATCAGTTTTTGGTACAGTGCAAGGCTGCATCAAATGAGTCCTGATCTTTTGAAATATGCGGTGCCTTTTTTGACGTTCGGCATCATCCTGGCTCTTTTTCTCGGCAGGAAAGTGACGGCTTTATCATTGGGGGACGATATATCCGAAAGCCTTGGACAGCAGAAGAGGGCCGTCAAGCTGGCTGCGATGGCTGCGGTTGTGGTTCTGACGGGAAGTTCCGTCGCCTTGGCCGGGAAAATCGCCTTCGTCGGCCTCGTCGTACCGCACATTACCCGTTTTCTCGTCGGTTCGGACTACAGTCGTCTCATTCCTTGTTCCTGCATCATCGGCGGAATCTTTTTGACAATGGCCGATATTGCCAGCAGGCTGATCAATTACCCATTTGAGACACCGATTGAAGTTGTCACCTCCATTATCGGCGTTCCTTTCTTCCTTTATTTGATTAAGCGAAAAGGAGGGGAGCAGCGTGCCTAA
- a CDS encoding ABC transporter substrate-binding protein, giving the protein MKKISFFILILLFAFAAAGCGNSKEKASGDAKSSESAEKSIQYLDHTYKVKVPADKIVITGSVESMEDAKLLDVHPAGAISFSGKFPELFKSITDQATAIGEKTEPNLEKILELKPNVILASTKFPEKVVKKLDNIATTIPVTHVSSNWKDNLNLLAELTGKEDEAKQIISDYEKDLKETKTEFEKTVKDKKVVVVRIRQGNVFIYPENMFFNSTLYGELGFTAPDEVKAAKAQELISLEKLSEMNPDYMFVQFSDDENADKPNALKDLEKNPIWKSITAVKEDHVFVNAVDPLAQGGTAWSKVQFLKAASEKLSQN; this is encoded by the coding sequence ATGAAAAAAATTTCGTTTTTTATATTGATTCTGCTTTTCGCTTTTGCTGCGGCAGGATGCGGGAACAGCAAAGAAAAGGCGAGCGGTGATGCAAAGAGCTCCGAATCAGCTGAGAAAAGCATCCAATACCTCGATCATACATATAAGGTGAAAGTCCCGGCTGACAAAATCGTCATTACGGGAAGTGTGGAATCGATGGAAGACGCCAAGCTGCTCGATGTTCATCCGGCCGGTGCGATTTCCTTCTCAGGGAAATTCCCGGAGCTGTTTAAAAGCATCACGGATCAAGCAACTGCCATCGGTGAAAAAACCGAACCGAATCTGGAAAAAATCCTTGAGCTGAAGCCGAATGTTATCCTCGCTTCAACAAAGTTTCCCGAAAAAGTGGTGAAAAAGCTTGATAACATCGCTACGACGATTCCTGTGACACACGTTTCATCCAACTGGAAAGACAATTTAAACCTATTGGCTGAACTGACCGGGAAAGAGGATGAAGCAAAACAGATCATTTCAGATTATGAGAAAGACCTAAAAGAAACAAAAACCGAATTTGAGAAAACCGTAAAGGATAAAAAAGTTGTCGTTGTTCGCATCAGACAAGGAAACGTATTTATCTATCCGGAAAACATGTTTTTCAACTCCACCTTATACGGTGAGCTCGGATTCACGGCTCCGGACGAAGTAAAGGCAGCCAAAGCCCAGGAACTGATTTCACTTGAAAAACTAAGCGAGATGAATCCGGATTATATGTTTGTTCAATTTTCCGATGATGAAAACGCGGATAAGCCGAATGCGCTGAAAGATCTGGAGAAAAATCCAATTTGGAAAAGTATCACGGCAGTTAAAGAAGACCATGTATTTGTCAATGCCGTAGATCCGCTCGCACAGGGAGGAACAGCGTGGAGCAAAGTACAATTTTTAAAAGCTGCATCAGAGAAATTGTCGCAAAACTAA
- a CDS encoding AraC family transcriptional regulator, with translation MKSSYIYRLVQIEHIKKTGDLPNEQQLADSFVFIFLLKGEGRIDIQTAGSPLHKETLYICPPYETFGITASSDEISMYLIRLQAYVCDEQRQTLVADTNPDVFSDLQMMNVHPVGNLASRLQELHALWSASSGLQEMKCQAELQLLLYDIYSAKLVHPADTASAIAKTKEYIQAHSDAHITLDQLAQMAGISAKHYSETFKKLYGQSVTEFITEMRMTKAKQLMAKSSYKLREIAGQTGYQDEFYFSRTFKKHTGLSPTVYMKKRRRKLAAYGQNTIGQLIPLHLIPYAAPLHPKWTSYYYKHYAADIPVHLSAYRYHEPWEENLSTLCEAAPELIISMDSVSKEEREQLDQITDVIYLPSEEDWRTHFMLTASHLNEEAEARKWLASYERQTETVKKQLDPRCGGQTFLFLRLHKQDIYLAHNRSVSDVFFGDLGFQPAVSLKEPTDRVISLETIAACQPDFIMIFLFKEPETLAFYQQMQQSAQWQDLKAVRQQQVYQVKSDPWREYSACSHGRIVRQAASLLSGKNSF, from the coding sequence ATGAAATCCTCGTATATCTATCGTCTCGTCCAAATCGAACATATCAAAAAAACCGGCGACCTTCCAAATGAACAGCAGCTTGCTGATTCTTTCGTCTTTATATTTCTTTTAAAGGGAGAAGGAAGAATCGACATTCAAACGGCGGGAAGTCCGCTTCACAAAGAAACGCTTTATATTTGCCCGCCTTATGAAACGTTCGGGATTACGGCTTCATCGGATGAAATCAGTATGTATCTCATCAGGCTGCAGGCGTATGTTTGTGACGAACAGCGGCAAACACTGGTGGCGGACACGAATCCCGACGTCTTTTCCGATCTGCAGATGATGAATGTTCATCCGGTCGGAAATCTTGCTTCCCGTCTTCAGGAACTTCACGCTTTATGGTCGGCCTCTTCGGGGCTTCAGGAGATGAAGTGCCAGGCTGAACTGCAGCTTCTTCTATACGACATCTACTCTGCAAAACTGGTTCATCCCGCAGATACGGCATCAGCAATCGCCAAAACAAAGGAATATATTCAAGCCCATTCAGATGCTCACATCACCCTCGACCAGCTGGCGCAAATGGCCGGAATCAGCGCGAAGCATTACAGCGAAACATTCAAAAAGCTGTACGGGCAAAGCGTGACCGAGTTCATCACGGAAATGAGGATGACCAAAGCGAAACAGCTGATGGCCAAATCCAGTTACAAACTGAGGGAAATTGCAGGTCAAACAGGCTACCAGGATGAATTTTATTTCAGCCGCACATTTAAAAAGCACACCGGTTTATCGCCGACGGTTTACATGAAAAAAAGGCGCAGGAAATTGGCCGCTTACGGACAGAACACGATCGGACAGCTCATTCCGCTCCATCTCATACCTTATGCCGCCCCGCTGCACCCGAAGTGGACATCCTATTATTATAAGCATTATGCCGCGGATATTCCGGTGCATCTCAGCGCATACCGCTACCATGAACCATGGGAGGAAAACTTGAGCACATTGTGCGAGGCCGCCCCGGAGCTGATCATCAGCATGGACAGCGTCTCAAAAGAAGAACGTGAGCAGCTGGATCAGATAACCGATGTCATCTATCTCCCCTCAGAGGAAGACTGGAGGACACATTTCATGCTGACGGCTTCACATCTGAATGAAGAAGCGGAAGCCCGCAAATGGCTGGCGTCCTATGAGCGGCAGACGGAAACGGTGAAAAAGCAGCTTGATCCGCGATGCGGGGGACAGACCTTTTTGTTTTTACGGCTTCATAAGCAGGATATTTACCTCGCTCATAACCGCTCAGTCAGTGATGTGTTCTTTGGCGACTTGGGCTTTCAGCCGGCAGTTTCATTGAAGGAGCCGACAGACCGGGTGATTTCTCTGGAAACGATTGCGGCCTGTCAGCCTGATTTCATCATGATCTTTCTTTTCAAGGAGCCGGAAACACTGGCATTTTACCAGCAGATGCAGCAGTCGGCTCAGTGGCAGGACTTGAAGGCTGTGCGCCAGCAGCAGGTCTATCAAGTAAAATCTGATCCTTGGCGTGAATATTCCGCCTGCAGCCATGGCCGGATTGTTCGCCAGGCTGCCAGCCTGTTGTCCGGAAAAAATTCATTTTAA
- a CDS encoding DUF5362 family protein, with protein MEISEVMKKYLQTIAKWGKPTGVLMIIAGGLFALFGLPLYVIGSVPGILLIVSGTFLFKSADAAAKIREKPAAEMSEAFLEHYAKFLKWQLFHLIAAIVIILLIIFAFLILVVMGVMTELHFRTQL; from the coding sequence TTGGAAATTTCGGAAGTCATGAAAAAATATCTTCAGACAATCGCTAAGTGGGGAAAACCGACGGGCGTCTTGATGATCATCGCCGGCGGCCTTTTTGCATTATTCGGCCTGCCTTTATATGTCATCGGCTCAGTCCCCGGAATTTTGTTAATTGTTTCGGGAACCTTTTTGTTTAAATCCGCGGACGCCGCTGCGAAAATAAGGGAAAAACCGGCGGCGGAAATGAGCGAAGCTTTTTTGGAGCACTACGCTAAGTTTCTGAAGTGGCAGTTGTTCCACCTCATCGCAGCCATTGTAATCATTCTATTGATCATTTTCGCTTTTCTGATTCTTGTGGTGATGGGGGTCATGACTGAGCTTCACTTCAGGACACAGCTATAA
- a CDS encoding NAD(P)-dependent oxidoreductase, whose product MKIGIIGASGKAGSLILKEAAERGHDVTAIVRNASKIAQSGAAVIEKDVFALTPDDIRDLDVVVNAFGAAPGQEHLHVEAGRKLIELFQHVPETRLIVVGGAGSLYVDEEKTTRLYETPDFPKEYWPTAKNQGQNLEDLKEANGLKWTFISPAAFFNPEGKRTGAYKKGRENLIVNTAGESYVSYADYAIAVVDEAEKGEHINERFTVVGEAE is encoded by the coding sequence ATGAAAATCGGTATTATCGGAGCAAGCGGCAAAGCGGGCAGCCTGATTTTAAAAGAAGCGGCGGAAAGGGGACATGACGTGACGGCAATTGTCAGAAACGCATCCAAGATCGCACAAAGCGGAGCAGCCGTCATTGAAAAAGACGTTTTTGCTCTGACACCTGACGATATCAGAGACCTTGATGTTGTCGTCAACGCATTTGGAGCGGCCCCGGGGCAGGAGCATCTACATGTTGAAGCGGGAAGAAAGCTGATCGAACTGTTTCAGCACGTTCCTGAAACGAGATTAATCGTCGTTGGAGGAGCGGGCAGCCTTTATGTCGATGAAGAAAAAACAACCCGGCTTTATGAGACGCCTGACTTCCCTAAAGAATACTGGCCAACGGCAAAAAATCAAGGTCAAAATCTTGAGGATTTAAAAGAAGCGAACGGGTTGAAATGGACATTCATCAGTCCGGCGGCCTTCTTCAATCCGGAAGGAAAACGGACGGGGGCATACAAAAAAGGCCGGGAAAACTTGATTGTCAACACCGCCGGCGAAAGCTATGTCAGTTATGCAGACTACGCCATTGCAGTTGTCGATGAAGCTGAAAAAGGCGAACATATCAATGAACGTTTCACTGTTGTCGGTGAAGCGGAATAA
- a CDS encoding Rrf2 family transcriptional regulator, with the protein MVNTRLSVAIHILSLIAANPRESSEMIAASVNTNPVVIRRMISQLKKADILSSRPGVAGASLKRDPAEISLLDIYRAVQPQEELFAIHEKPNPNCPVGKQIQATLDQTFHSVQQAMENELASKSLKDVLTHLF; encoded by the coding sequence ATGGTAAACACCCGTCTTTCAGTGGCCATTCATATTTTGTCCTTGATCGCAGCGAATCCGCGGGAATCTTCAGAAATGATCGCAGCCAGCGTCAATACAAATCCGGTTGTGATCAGGCGCATGATCAGTCAGCTGAAAAAAGCTGATATTCTTTCGTCGCGGCCCGGAGTAGCCGGAGCAAGCTTGAAAAGAGATCCCGCAGAAATTTCGCTCCTGGATATTTATCGGGCGGTTCAACCGCAGGAAGAGCTATTTGCGATTCATGAAAAACCGAATCCAAACTGCCCGGTCGGCAAGCAAATTCAAGCAACGCTTGACCAAACATTTCACAGCGTCCAGCAGGCGATGGAGAATGAATTGGCGAGCAAGTCTCTTAAAGACGTATTAACTCATCTCTTTTAA
- a CDS encoding GRAM domain-containing protein, whose amino-acid sequence MKDIQEGKAAIQSRLEPDEEVKASILCTYNAKMYAHASPYRGILAATDKRLLFYSSLFGSPFFLDIRYDAISSFRREKGLVTRGEHIVVMNAGEREAFQYFNGCDHLDTFIKAVQKLDRLPQHIMHV is encoded by the coding sequence ATGAAAGATATCCAGGAAGGAAAAGCGGCCATCCAAAGCCGGCTTGAACCGGATGAAGAAGTGAAGGCATCCATTCTTTGCACTTATAATGCGAAAATGTACGCTCATGCCTCGCCTTACAGAGGCATTCTTGCGGCGACGGACAAACGGCTGCTGTTTTACTCTTCCCTGTTTGGGTCGCCATTTTTCCTTGACATCCGCTATGATGCGATTTCATCTTTCCGCCGTGAGAAAGGGCTTGTGACACGCGGAGAGCATATTGTGGTGATGAACGCCGGAGAACGGGAAGCTTTTCAATATTTTAACGGGTGTGATCATTTAGACACGTTTATCAAAGCCGTACAAAAGTTGGACCGGCTTCCCCAACATATCATGCACGTTTAA
- a CDS encoding IS1182 family transposase translates to MFYTRNSSQNEAEFVLLDQLVEEDHLLRKIDKYIDFSFIIEKVKPYYSENNGRPSLDPLILFKMMFIGYLYGIRSERQLEKEIYYNMAYRWFLGLNINDPVPHHSTISWNRRTRFKDTTIFQDIFDEIVLQAINHEMVGGRVLFTDSTHLKANANKHKYTRKTIEQDTQNYIKDLDEAVQEDREAHGKKSLKAKEEVKAKKEIRHSTTDPESGYLYRENKPEGFFYLDHRTTDMKYNIITDVYVTPGNVHDSAPYLDRLDHQIGRFGFQVEAVALDSGYLTTPICKGLSDRHIFGVIAHRRFHPKKGLFPKWKFQYDNEKDQYICPNGQTLFYSTTDRKGYRFYKSNPEKCASCPLLESCTRSKNHQKVVSRHIWEDHKEKVRENRLTASGKNLYKKRKEKIERSFADSKQLHGLRYCRLRGKRNVTEQVLLTATCQNMKKIATHLAKLG, encoded by the coding sequence ATGTTCTACACCAGAAATTCTTCTCAAAACGAAGCCGAATTCGTATTGCTTGATCAACTTGTTGAAGAGGATCATCTGCTACGCAAAATTGACAAATACATAGATTTCTCGTTCATTATTGAAAAGGTTAAGCCTTACTACAGTGAGAATAATGGCCGGCCATCTCTCGATCCATTGATTTTATTCAAAATGATGTTTATCGGATACCTGTACGGTATCCGTTCAGAAAGACAGCTCGAAAAAGAAATTTACTACAATATGGCCTACAGATGGTTTTTAGGATTAAATATCAATGATCCAGTTCCTCATCATTCAACGATCAGTTGGAACCGACGCACTCGTTTCAAAGATACAACCATTTTCCAAGATATTTTTGATGAAATTGTCCTTCAAGCCATCAATCACGAAATGGTTGGCGGGCGTGTCCTTTTTACCGATTCAACCCATCTCAAAGCCAACGCCAACAAGCATAAATATACGAGGAAAACAATTGAACAGGATACACAAAACTATATAAAGGACTTGGATGAAGCCGTGCAAGAAGATCGAGAGGCGCACGGAAAAAAGTCTTTAAAAGCCAAAGAGGAGGTGAAAGCTAAAAAAGAAATTCGCCACAGTACCACCGATCCCGAAAGCGGCTATCTTTACCGTGAAAATAAACCTGAAGGTTTTTTCTATTTGGATCATCGAACAACGGATATGAAATACAATATCATCACCGATGTCTATGTAACACCTGGCAATGTCCATGATTCTGCACCTTATCTTGATCGTTTAGATCACCAAATCGGACGATTTGGTTTTCAAGTTGAAGCCGTCGCTCTGGATTCCGGCTATTTAACAACACCAATCTGTAAAGGGCTTTCCGACCGCCATATTTTTGGCGTCATTGCCCACAGACGCTTTCATCCTAAAAAAGGTTTGTTTCCTAAATGGAAGTTTCAATACGACAATGAAAAAGATCAGTACATTTGTCCAAACGGACAAACACTTTTTTACTCCACAACCGATCGAAAAGGCTACAGGTTTTATAAATCAAATCCTGAAAAATGCGCTTCATGTCCTCTGCTTGAGAGCTGTACACGATCTAAAAACCATCAGAAGGTCGTTTCAAGACACATATGGGAGGATCATAAAGAAAAGGTCAGGGAAAATCGTTTGACTGCCTCAGGAAAAAACCTCTACAAAAAAAGAAAAGAAAAAATAGAGCGAAGCTTTGCAGATTCAAAACAGCTGCATGGGCTTCGCTACTGCCGGTTGAGGGGAAAACGGAATGTGACGGAACAAGTTCTCCTCACAGCTACCTGCCAGAATATGAAGAAGATTGCCACACACCTAGCGAAGCTAGGCTAG
- the moaA gene encoding GTP 3',8-cyclase MoaA, which produces MTANKNPILDQKDRPLRDLRISVTDRCNFRCTYCMPAEIFGKDFPFLPKNELLSFEELERLAKLFVHSFGVEKIRLTGGEPLMRKDMPELVGKLSRIPGLRDIAMTTNGVLLPIYAEKLKQAGLKRVTISLDSLDDERFKTINGRGVSVGKVLEGIEAAKQAGLGIKINMVVQKGVNEKDILPMARYFKEKGHILRFIEFMDVGNTNEWNRQSVVTKADIIHILNEDMPIEPIDPNYKGEVAKRYRYRDGSGEIGFISSVSDAFCATCNRARLSAKGELFTCLFASSGYDLRTLVRSGQTDQELIEAIRSVWLSRADQYSLDRALSKAEPRKKVEMSYIGG; this is translated from the coding sequence ATGACCGCCAACAAGAACCCTATTTTGGATCAGAAAGACCGGCCTCTTCGGGATTTGAGAATTTCCGTCACCGATCGCTGCAACTTCCGGTGTACGTATTGCATGCCTGCCGAAATTTTCGGAAAGGATTTTCCGTTTTTGCCGAAGAATGAGCTCCTTTCCTTTGAAGAACTTGAACGTTTGGCGAAGCTGTTTGTCCATTCGTTCGGTGTTGAAAAAATCCGGCTTACAGGCGGAGAACCGCTGATGAGAAAGGATATGCCCGAGCTGGTCGGAAAGCTGTCCCGCATACCGGGGCTTCGCGATATTGCGATGACAACGAACGGCGTCCTGTTGCCCATCTATGCCGAAAAGCTTAAACAAGCCGGTCTGAAGCGGGTCACGATCAGCCTTGATTCACTTGATGATGAACGCTTTAAAACGATAAACGGAAGAGGGGTCTCCGTCGGCAAAGTTCTTGAAGGCATTGAAGCTGCAAAACAAGCCGGGCTCGGTATCAAGATCAATATGGTCGTACAAAAAGGCGTCAATGAAAAAGATATCCTGCCGATGGCCCGCTACTTTAAAGAAAAAGGCCATATTTTGCGATTCATCGAATTTATGGATGTCGGCAATACGAATGAATGGAATCGGCAGTCGGTCGTCACCAAAGCTGATATTATCCATATTCTCAACGAAGACATGCCGATTGAACCGATCGATCCGAATTACAAAGGAGAAGTGGCGAAACGGTACCGTTATCGGGATGGCTCCGGAGAAATCGGGTTTATCTCTTCAGTCTCCGATGCTTTCTGCGCGACATGCAACAGGGCAAGGCTGTCGGCGAAAGGAGAGCTTTTTACATGCCTGTTTGCGTCAAGCGGCTATGATCTAAGAACATTGGTCAGAAGCGGACAAACCGATCAGGAGCTTATCGAGGCGATCCGGTCGGTTTGGCTCAGCCGTGCGGATCAATATTCCCTTGACCGCGCCTTATCAAAAGCGGAGCCGAGGAAAAAGGTTGAAATGTCTTATATCGGCGGGTGA